In Microbulbifer salipaludis, a genomic segment contains:
- a CDS encoding glycoside hydrolase family 2 TIM barrel-domain containing protein codes for MKQSTILRFPLAIALLIGACAAAAELQFIEVSEQRGLNTEPTWKYGGPAVADLNGDGHYDLLLSNHDKVPAQLFWGADGGRYREHDSPIMRWDVHGIAAGDYDRDGDQDVAVALGGGNGAAPQPPRILRNDNGTFRDITVGSGIENMGARGRSVRWIDMDLDGDLDLLQINAMMLPGEKGPRNILFENMGNDQFRYRQAPAFEQLEAERVLVTDFNGDHIDDLIAFSPVSLWAGTGDFVYRDVTDQWLPKDIDRDFVMAVAEADIDNDGDLDFYLARGKTYYQIANNALSFDPESGRLDLRDEGNRSHDGITLYSDGPLQLNEFFHWQRGQEITLPVYLGESGEKLATPAGPSLITVSPKDASGFPDEVLKNGWHLGVVEQHGTEKAVRGAYKWRLEWLLNGNLAWDVRASVHGVKQIAPDWTPQELGVADILLRNDGKRFTDISASLPPHSAENSWGVAAGDLDNNGYQDFFVYRFGKLRQRVEDLLLLNQDGQSFVQRTNHGGTLLGQPGHGDMGAVFDYDSDGDLDLLSGDDDPGRWHLFENALNPQQSKSRKNNYLQVRVGYSPEGTDPKGAEVFVNNRYHRVGSGSATHSQGQLDVAHFGLGQRDAPVDIHVRWRDGTEATLKGVAINQRVFVHGDNDRSQRAANTYPRSVDFNFGWKFRLEDDKAFRNPAYDDSQWRNLRLPHDWSIEHDFDPALNGATGYLPGGIGWYRKTFASPDYADGKVTYLNFDGIYNHSEIWLNGAKVGGRINGYTPFTLDITEHLAAPGEDNVLAVRVDRSRYIDSRWYTGSGIYRNVKLVTVDPLHIPMSGVFIQTPVISAEEAQVTVQVDVVNTAGAQRFVVDTEVVDAAGKRVAQASTKKSLSAKSDANVQLQLSVANPALWSPQAPNLYTAVTRIRHGDRIVDQVETRFGIRSLRFDADKGFFLNGVNTSIKGVNLHHDAGAVGVAVPKDVWRRRLETLKAAGTNAIRTAHNPASEEFLDLCDEMGFLVQAEIFDEWDNPKDKRLNQWERHSDYISRGYADYFQQEAESDLRLAVKRDRNHPSIIMWSIGNEIEWTYPRYKDATGYFDMNASGNYFYNPPFITEQEIKDRFHGSEEGEYVLAKTARKLSDWVKALDTSRPVTANLILPSVSHISGYTDALDIVGYSYRRVIYDYGHQRYPEKMIMGTENVVQWHEWKAVEERPFIPGTFLWTGTDYLGEANGAWPRKAVRSGMLDLAGFETPAYDLYRTLWNSEPYVAITSQTEDKSLYRRDTDGRVVEKTPGAWARRVWGWQDVNRHWNYGEGEQIIVEVLSNCPQVELSLNGESLGIRTLAESPDRQLKWALPFAGGRLTAQGVNGCDASASVETSGAPTAIALSFDRDALPVDNYSVAHVTAQLVDKMGRPVRHQDMIIAFDLAGGLELLGTDNGRTSRMTGYKNAQLRTSEGKALLIVRGLSEEATRADAPDTIHLDKAVNAKITGAIVEPS; via the coding sequence ATGAAACAATCGACTATTTTGCGTTTCCCATTGGCAATTGCGCTACTGATTGGCGCCTGTGCCGCAGCTGCGGAATTGCAGTTCATTGAAGTCAGCGAGCAACGCGGTCTGAATACAGAGCCGACCTGGAAGTACGGTGGCCCCGCCGTGGCGGATCTTAACGGTGACGGCCACTACGATCTGCTGCTCAGCAATCACGACAAGGTGCCTGCGCAATTGTTCTGGGGGGCGGATGGTGGCCGCTATCGGGAGCATGATTCGCCCATCATGCGCTGGGACGTCCACGGTATTGCCGCCGGTGATTATGACCGGGACGGTGACCAGGATGTGGCGGTGGCACTTGGCGGAGGCAACGGCGCTGCGCCACAACCGCCACGGATTCTGAGAAACGACAATGGCACCTTTCGAGATATCACCGTAGGGAGCGGGATTGAGAATATGGGCGCGCGTGGGCGCTCGGTGCGTTGGATCGATATGGATCTGGATGGTGACCTAGATCTGCTACAAATCAATGCCATGATGCTGCCGGGAGAAAAAGGCCCACGCAATATCCTGTTTGAAAACATGGGCAACGATCAATTCCGGTATCGCCAGGCGCCGGCATTCGAGCAGCTGGAGGCTGAGCGCGTTCTGGTCACGGATTTTAATGGCGACCACATTGATGACCTGATTGCCTTTTCCCCTGTCAGTTTGTGGGCGGGCACTGGCGACTTCGTCTATCGCGACGTCACTGACCAGTGGTTGCCGAAAGACATCGATCGCGATTTCGTGATGGCAGTGGCCGAGGCGGATATCGACAATGATGGCGACCTGGATTTTTATCTGGCGCGGGGAAAAACCTATTACCAGATCGCCAATAATGCGCTGTCGTTTGACCCGGAGAGCGGCCGCCTGGATCTGCGCGATGAGGGCAATCGCAGTCACGACGGAATTACTCTCTACAGTGATGGGCCCCTGCAGTTGAATGAATTTTTTCACTGGCAACGCGGGCAGGAAATTACCCTGCCGGTGTACCTGGGGGAGAGTGGGGAGAAACTGGCTACTCCAGCGGGGCCATCGCTGATCACGGTATCACCGAAGGATGCCAGCGGTTTTCCCGATGAAGTGTTAAAGAACGGCTGGCACCTGGGAGTGGTGGAGCAGCATGGCACGGAGAAGGCAGTGCGTGGCGCTTACAAATGGCGCCTGGAATGGCTGTTAAATGGCAATCTGGCCTGGGATGTCCGCGCCAGCGTTCACGGTGTAAAACAGATAGCGCCAGACTGGACGCCCCAGGAGCTGGGCGTTGCCGATATCCTGCTGCGCAATGATGGGAAGAGGTTTACTGATATCAGTGCTAGTCTGCCGCCACACAGTGCCGAAAATAGCTGGGGGGTTGCGGCCGGTGATCTGGATAATAACGGTTATCAGGATTTTTTTGTCTACCGCTTTGGCAAACTGCGCCAGCGTGTGGAAGATCTGTTGCTGCTGAATCAGGATGGCCAATCCTTTGTCCAGCGGACGAATCACGGTGGCACGCTGCTTGGCCAGCCTGGTCATGGTGATATGGGGGCGGTGTTCGACTACGACTCCGACGGTGATCTGGATCTGCTGAGTGGCGATGACGATCCGGGCCGTTGGCACCTGTTTGAGAATGCTCTGAATCCACAGCAATCCAAGTCGCGGAAGAACAATTACCTGCAAGTTCGCGTTGGCTACTCCCCGGAGGGAACAGACCCCAAGGGCGCAGAAGTTTTTGTAAACAACCGATACCATCGGGTAGGTTCCGGTAGTGCGACCCATTCTCAGGGGCAGCTAGATGTCGCACACTTTGGTCTGGGACAGCGTGATGCCCCGGTCGATATCCATGTGCGCTGGCGAGATGGGACGGAAGCAACCTTGAAAGGCGTTGCTATCAATCAGCGGGTATTTGTCCATGGTGACAATGACCGGTCTCAACGTGCCGCCAACACGTATCCTCGAAGCGTCGATTTTAACTTTGGCTGGAAATTCCGCCTGGAAGACGACAAGGCCTTCCGGAACCCCGCGTACGATGATAGTCAGTGGCGGAACCTGCGCTTACCCCACGACTGGAGCATTGAACACGACTTTGACCCCGCCCTGAACGGAGCAACCGGGTATCTACCCGGAGGTATCGGCTGGTATCGCAAAACCTTTGCCTCTCCCGATTACGCGGATGGGAAGGTGACCTACCTGAATTTTGACGGTATCTACAACCATTCTGAAATCTGGCTGAACGGTGCAAAGGTGGGAGGACGAATTAATGGATATACCCCGTTTACCCTCGACATCACTGAGCACCTGGCGGCGCCGGGGGAAGATAATGTTCTGGCGGTACGAGTCGATCGCAGCCGGTATATCGACAGCCGCTGGTACACCGGGTCCGGGATCTACCGCAATGTAAAACTGGTGACCGTAGACCCGCTCCACATCCCCATGTCCGGCGTATTCATTCAGACTCCGGTAATCAGCGCAGAAGAGGCACAGGTCACCGTTCAGGTCGATGTGGTCAATACCGCGGGGGCGCAACGCTTTGTGGTGGACACCGAGGTAGTGGACGCGGCAGGTAAGCGAGTAGCGCAGGCCAGCACCAAGAAATCCTTGAGCGCGAAGAGTGACGCCAACGTCCAACTGCAGCTCAGTGTCGCCAATCCCGCGCTGTGGAGTCCGCAAGCGCCCAATTTGTACACCGCAGTGACCCGGATACGGCATGGCGATCGGATTGTCGATCAGGTGGAAACCCGCTTCGGTATTCGTTCCCTGCGCTTTGACGCCGACAAGGGCTTTTTCCTGAATGGTGTAAACACGTCCATCAAGGGCGTCAACCTGCATCACGATGCCGGCGCGGTGGGTGTTGCGGTGCCCAAAGACGTCTGGCGTCGTCGCCTGGAAACCTTGAAAGCGGCCGGGACTAATGCCATTCGCACCGCACACAACCCCGCTTCCGAGGAGTTTCTGGACCTGTGTGACGAAATGGGATTTCTGGTACAGGCGGAAATTTTTGATGAGTGGGACAACCCCAAAGACAAGCGGCTGAACCAGTGGGAACGTCACAGCGATTATATTAGCCGCGGCTATGCGGACTACTTTCAACAGGAGGCGGAGTCGGACCTGCGCCTGGCGGTCAAGCGCGACCGCAATCACCCTTCAATTATCATGTGGAGTATCGGCAACGAGATCGAGTGGACTTACCCTCGCTACAAAGATGCCACCGGCTATTTCGATATGAACGCGTCCGGCAACTACTTCTACAACCCGCCGTTTATCACTGAGCAGGAAATCAAGGACCGTTTTCACGGGAGTGAAGAAGGTGAGTATGTACTTGCCAAAACCGCCCGGAAGCTGTCGGACTGGGTAAAGGCGCTGGATACCAGCCGACCGGTAACGGCGAACCTGATTCTGCCGTCGGTTAGCCATATTTCCGGCTATACCGATGCCCTGGACATTGTTGGCTACAGCTATCGCCGGGTGATCTACGACTACGGCCACCAGCGGTATCCCGAGAAGATGATCATGGGTACCGAAAACGTGGTGCAGTGGCACGAGTGGAAGGCGGTTGAGGAGCGACCGTTTATTCCCGGGACCTTTTTGTGGACGGGCACGGACTACCTTGGCGAAGCCAATGGCGCCTGGCCGCGCAAGGCAGTGCGCAGCGGTATGCTCGATCTGGCCGGGTTTGAAACGCCCGCCTATGATCTCTACCGCACACTATGGAACAGTGAGCCCTACGTGGCGATTACCTCGCAGACGGAAGATAAATCCCTGTATCGCCGCGATACCGATGGCCGCGTGGTGGAAAAAACACCCGGTGCCTGGGCGCGTCGTGTGTGGGGATGGCAGGATGTGAATCGCCACTGGAATTACGGCGAGGGTGAGCAGATTATTGTGGAGGTGTTGAGTAACTGCCCGCAAGTGGAGCTGTCACTGAACGGCGAATCCCTGGGTATTCGAACGCTTGCAGAAAGCCCTGATCGCCAGCTGAAGTGGGCGCTGCCTTTCGCCGGTGGTCGACTGACCGCGCAGGGAGTGAATGGGTGCGATGCCTCGGCCTCGGTTGAAACCTCCGGGGCGCCCACAGCCATCGCGCTTTCGTTCGATCGAGACGCCTTGCCGGTCGACAATTACAGTGTGGCTCATGTGACCGCACAGTTGGTCGATAAAATGGGCAGGCCCGTGCGCCACCAGGATATGATTATCGCCTTCGACCTCGCCGGTGGATTGGAGCTACTGGGCACCGACAACGGGCGCACTTCGCGTATGACAGGTTATAAAAATGCGCAGCTGCGCACCAGTGAGGGTAAGGCACTGCTGATTGTGCGGGGGTTGTCAGAAGAGGCAACCCGCGCCGATGCTCCGGACACCATTCACCTCGATAAGGCGGTGAACGCAAAAATCACTGGTGCTATCGTAGAGCCCAGTTAA
- a CDS encoding SMP-30/gluconolactonase/LRE family protein: protein MSEHSQNPALAGQAEVFDQRVCSLGEGPLWHPERKNLYWVDVLNKRVLANGADGEQAWEFEEMPSAIGWVDRDRVVVAFESGLYLLDLDSGETSLLCSIEADMSGNRSNDGRADPWGGFWIGTMGMEGEPDQGNLYRWYKGELRQLDSGMTVPNGICFDHTRGFGYYADSAKNRIYRVPLNEKDGWLAGEREVFLDLSEQGLIPDGAVMDGQGNMWSSLWDGARTQCFTPDGSAITALPAPVIRTTCPAFGGENFADMYVTTAAVGLEDEVDAAVQNGVTLVYRNAVKGKPEPAVVLR from the coding sequence GTGAGTGAGCATTCACAGAATCCAGCCTTGGCGGGTCAGGCGGAAGTGTTTGATCAACGTGTCTGCAGCCTGGGGGAAGGCCCCTTGTGGCACCCAGAGCGCAAGAATCTGTACTGGGTGGACGTGCTCAACAAGCGGGTGCTCGCCAATGGCGCTGATGGTGAGCAGGCCTGGGAATTCGAAGAAATGCCCTCGGCGATTGGCTGGGTAGACCGGGACCGCGTTGTTGTCGCTTTTGAGAGTGGCCTGTACCTCCTGGATCTGGACAGCGGCGAGACGAGCCTGCTGTGTTCGATCGAGGCTGATATGTCGGGCAATCGCAGCAACGACGGCCGCGCAGACCCCTGGGGCGGATTCTGGATTGGCACTATGGGCATGGAAGGCGAGCCGGACCAGGGCAACCTGTACCGCTGGTACAAGGGCGAGCTGCGCCAACTGGATAGTGGCATGACCGTGCCGAATGGTATTTGCTTTGATCACACGCGCGGTTTTGGATATTACGCAGATTCTGCCAAAAATCGGATTTATCGGGTGCCGCTGAATGAAAAAGACGGGTGGCTGGCTGGCGAGCGCGAGGTCTTCCTCGACCTGAGCGAGCAGGGGCTTATCCCTGACGGCGCGGTGATGGATGGGCAGGGCAATATGTGGTCGTCACTCTGGGACGGCGCACGTACCCAATGCTTTACCCCGGATGGCAGCGCCATCACAGCGCTGCCGGCGCCGGTAATTCGCACCACGTGTCCTGCGTTCGGTGGTGAGAACTTTGCCGATATGTATGTGACCACCGCCGCAGTGGGGCTGGAAGACGAAGTGGACGCGGCAGTACAGAACGGTGTGACCCTGGTGTATCGGAATGCCGTTAAGGGTAAGCCCGAACCCGCGGTGGTTCTCCGGTGA
- a CDS encoding sulfatase family protein, with product MKRFLLSVVCGCLVSALTQAEDIEKPNILLILADDLGYADTGFTGAKDIKTPNLDQLAKAGVVMNNGYVTHPYCGPSRAGLLVGRHQARFGAESNNTYSPFDNYMGLPVTEKTFAKYLQEVGYRTGIVGKWHLGAAPPFHPNNRGFDHFYGFFSGGRAYFPESTSNKVPLESDTGLNDYMANEGGYLPLVRNSGAGELTEYLTTALSRDAAEFVKESTEPFFLYLAYNAPHAPLEAPQETIQKYQAIEDPERRIYAAMIDEMDAGIGMVVDALKASGKYDNTLIFFLSDNGGVYPEYWMPESDWADNTPFRRGKVSLLEGGIHVPFFLHWPQKLESGQFDGLVSALDIAATALALGNAPVADEALDGVNLIPFLTGEKLGCHIRRCSGTWKKAMAIPGRYVRKMRNICIRHCLA from the coding sequence GTGAAACGATTTCTATTGAGTGTTGTTTGCGGTTGCTTGGTTTCGGCGCTGACACAGGCTGAAGATATAGAGAAGCCCAATATCCTGCTAATTCTGGCGGATGACCTGGGTTATGCGGATACCGGTTTTACCGGAGCCAAAGACATCAAAACCCCCAACTTGGATCAATTGGCAAAAGCCGGCGTGGTGATGAACAACGGCTATGTTACACATCCGTATTGTGGACCATCTCGCGCGGGGCTGCTGGTCGGGCGTCACCAGGCTCGCTTTGGTGCGGAGAGCAACAACACCTACTCACCCTTCGACAATTACATGGGGTTGCCAGTTACTGAGAAAACCTTTGCCAAGTATCTGCAGGAAGTGGGTTATCGCACCGGCATTGTTGGCAAATGGCATCTGGGTGCGGCGCCACCCTTCCATCCGAACAACCGCGGGTTTGATCACTTTTACGGTTTCTTCTCCGGTGGCCGTGCTTATTTTCCTGAGAGTACCTCCAACAAGGTTCCCCTGGAAAGTGACACGGGGCTGAACGACTATATGGCCAATGAGGGCGGTTACCTGCCACTGGTGCGTAATAGCGGCGCCGGTGAGCTAACGGAGTACCTGACTACTGCTCTGAGTCGCGATGCGGCGGAGTTTGTCAAAGAAAGCACTGAGCCATTTTTCCTGTACCTCGCCTACAATGCGCCACATGCGCCGCTGGAGGCTCCGCAAGAAACCATCCAAAAATACCAGGCCATTGAAGATCCCGAGCGGCGCATCTATGCGGCAATGATCGACGAGATGGATGCGGGTATTGGCATGGTGGTGGATGCCCTGAAAGCCTCCGGGAAATACGATAACACGCTGATTTTCTTCCTGTCGGACAACGGCGGTGTCTACCCAGAATACTGGATGCCAGAGAGTGATTGGGCAGATAACACGCCTTTTCGGCGTGGTAAAGTCAGCCTGCTGGAAGGCGGTATTCACGTGCCATTCTTTTTGCACTGGCCGCAGAAATTGGAATCGGGACAGTTTGATGGTCTGGTCTCTGCGCTGGATATAGCTGCCACTGCACTGGCTCTGGGCAATGCCCCGGTGGCCGACGAAGCGCTGGATGGTGTAAACCTGATTCCTTTCCTCACTGGAGAGAAGCTGGGGTGCCACATAAGGCGTTGTTCTGGCACCTGGAAGAAGGCGATGGCAATACCTGGGCGGTACGTACGGAAGATGCGAAATATATGCATCAGACATTGCCTGGCGTAG
- a CDS encoding 2-dehydro-3-deoxy-6-phosphogalactonate aldolase, protein MLSQQFQQALEACPLIAIIRGVTPDEIDMVANTLLEAGVRVIEIPLNSPVEPLNSIERLAKIMDDFAETTICGAGTVLTPEQVQSVQNAGGKIIVSPNCDPEVIRATNDRKLISVPGCLTPSEAFSALKAGARVLKMFPVADFPAQYLESLGAVVPKDVLTLAVGGITDTNMEEYWKAGARGFGLGSNIYAAGDNASQIADKARIMVDAAKRAQALG, encoded by the coding sequence ATGCTGAGTCAGCAGTTCCAACAGGCGCTGGAAGCCTGCCCCCTGATTGCCATCATTCGAGGCGTCACCCCGGACGAGATCGACATGGTCGCCAATACCCTGCTGGAAGCCGGGGTCCGTGTCATCGAAATTCCGCTGAACTCCCCGGTTGAGCCACTCAACAGCATCGAGCGGCTGGCCAAGATCATGGATGACTTCGCTGAAACCACTATCTGCGGCGCCGGCACCGTGCTCACACCGGAGCAGGTACAGAGTGTACAAAATGCGGGCGGAAAGATCATTGTTTCACCGAATTGTGACCCTGAAGTAATTCGAGCCACCAATGACCGGAAGCTGATTTCCGTTCCCGGCTGCCTCACCCCTAGCGAGGCGTTTAGCGCGCTCAAGGCGGGCGCCCGGGTACTGAAAATGTTCCCGGTGGCAGACTTTCCGGCCCAGTACCTGGAATCCCTGGGTGCCGTGGTCCCAAAAGATGTCCTCACCCTGGCGGTGGGCGGCATTACCGATACCAACATGGAAGAGTATTGGAAAGCCGGTGCACGCGGTTTCGGCCTCGGCTCAAATATCTACGCTGCCGGCGACAACGCCAGCCAGATCGCGGACAAAGCACGCATCATGGTGGATGCGGCAAAACGCGCACAGGCGCTTGGGTAA
- a CDS encoding MFS transporter: protein MRGFQLTAFKFAAIVAFGGFIFGLDAALISGTVRFITAEFTLSDLQVGTVVSAPGFGVIFALMVTGRICDAWGRKTALLLIAALYLVSAIGSVLAPNFEMLVAARFLGGLAFTSLSLASMYIGEIAPPQMRGKLVSMNQITTVVGLSAAYFANYLILQASNADAAWVTALGIDQYTWRWMLGVEVIPALIWLLMLLQIPESPRWLVLKGRLDEARAVMGKLLPEGHIEPHILEIQESAAAAPTGSFRQQVAEIFKPRLRTAFWVGLVIAVAQPITGINAIMFYAPTVFEQVGIGTNAAFMQAVIVGVVSVMFTILALLLIDRLGRRPLVLFGLAWGGASLFLCSWAFSQASYELTVSSLQALAGANIDVSRLQALVGTAFETDVAFKQAMYQALGEATARANEGVLIQEAIRIDATLVLMGIMCFIASFNLSIGPVMWVLFSEIFPTYVRGVAIPFFALIVSTVSYFVQQFFPWQLNNMGATEIFLFYAACISVSLALLYRLLPETKNKSIEEIEAAMVRA, encoded by the coding sequence ATGAGAGGATTCCAACTGACCGCCTTTAAGTTTGCTGCGATCGTGGCATTCGGTGGTTTCATTTTTGGTCTCGATGCGGCGCTGATCTCCGGCACCGTGCGTTTTATTACTGCCGAGTTTACGCTGTCGGACCTGCAGGTGGGCACCGTCGTCAGTGCCCCTGGCTTCGGGGTTATTTTTGCACTGATGGTCACCGGGCGCATCTGTGATGCGTGGGGCCGAAAAACCGCGCTGCTGTTGATTGCCGCCCTCTATCTCGTCTCCGCAATAGGCTCTGTACTCGCGCCCAATTTTGAAATGCTTGTGGCTGCGCGTTTCCTTGGTGGCCTTGCGTTTACCTCGCTTTCCCTTGCCTCCATGTATATCGGCGAAATCGCACCGCCGCAAATGCGCGGCAAACTGGTGTCCATGAACCAGATCACTACTGTGGTGGGGCTCTCCGCCGCGTACTTCGCCAACTATCTGATTCTACAGGCGTCCAATGCGGATGCCGCCTGGGTGACCGCATTGGGGATCGATCAGTACACCTGGCGCTGGATGCTGGGTGTGGAGGTGATCCCGGCACTGATCTGGCTGCTGATGCTGCTGCAAATTCCAGAGAGTCCGCGCTGGCTGGTGCTGAAGGGTCGTCTGGATGAGGCACGCGCGGTTATGGGCAAGCTGTTGCCGGAAGGGCATATTGAGCCTCATATTCTAGAAATCCAGGAAAGTGCCGCCGCGGCACCGACCGGCAGCTTCCGTCAGCAGGTGGCCGAAATCTTTAAGCCGCGTCTGCGTACCGCCTTCTGGGTCGGCCTGGTGATTGCCGTTGCTCAGCCGATTACCGGGATCAATGCGATTATGTTCTATGCGCCCACCGTGTTTGAGCAGGTGGGCATCGGCACCAATGCGGCCTTTATGCAGGCGGTGATTGTGGGGGTGGTAAGTGTAATGTTTACTATTCTGGCACTGTTGCTGATTGACCGCCTCGGCCGACGTCCGCTGGTGCTGTTCGGTCTCGCCTGGGGAGGCGCAAGCCTGTTTCTGTGCAGTTGGGCGTTCAGCCAGGCGAGCTATGAATTAACAGTGTCCTCCCTGCAGGCGCTGGCGGGTGCGAACATTGACGTGTCCAGGCTGCAGGCGCTGGTGGGCACTGCGTTTGAAACGGACGTGGCCTTCAAGCAGGCCATGTACCAGGCACTGGGCGAGGCGACAGCGCGGGCCAACGAGGGGGTGTTGATTCAGGAGGCAATCCGGATTGACGCGACACTGGTGTTGATGGGCATCATGTGCTTTATCGCTTCCTTTAACCTGTCTATTGGGCCGGTTATGTGGGTGCTCTTCTCGGAAATTTTCCCCACCTACGTGCGCGGCGTTGCCATTCCATTCTTCGCATTGATCGTGAGCACCGTCAGTTACTTTGTGCAGCAGTTTTTCCCATGGCAACTGAATAACATGGGCGCGACAGAAATATTCCTGTTCTATGCCGCCTGTATCAGTGTGAGCCTGGCGTTGCTTTACCGCCTGTTGCCTGAAACCAAAAACAAATCCATCGAAGAGATTGAAGCGGCCATGGTGCGCGCCTGA
- a CDS encoding SDR family NAD(P)-dependent oxidoreductase has translation MSKALLDQKVVVVTGAAAGIGWGIAQVCAEAGATVVLADINDASNRVATLRDRGLEGAYFPLNVGDASAIAPFIESVVERFGRIDGLVNNAGVTIEGNFLEFDLGKLDCLWEVNQRSVFLLCQAAARHMQAGAAIVNIASNHAGASVAGYEMYAATKGAIVAMTRAMAWSLGNKGIRVNSLCPGLTKTEAVAKVADENPALAASFDKMHADNKYNTVEEVGHIAAFLLSPCSGAMTGSNITADHGLSASLCPTDDLK, from the coding sequence ATGTCTAAAGCCTTGCTGGATCAGAAGGTTGTTGTCGTCACCGGTGCCGCTGCGGGCATCGGCTGGGGTATCGCACAAGTGTGTGCCGAGGCGGGTGCCACCGTGGTGCTGGCGGATATCAACGACGCGAGTAACCGGGTGGCGACTTTGCGTGATCGCGGGTTGGAAGGCGCGTATTTCCCGTTGAATGTGGGTGACGCCTCGGCGATTGCACCGTTTATTGAATCGGTGGTGGAGCGTTTCGGCCGTATCGACGGCCTGGTAAACAACGCGGGCGTCACCATTGAGGGAAACTTCCTCGAGTTCGATCTGGGTAAGCTCGACTGCCTGTGGGAAGTGAATCAGCGCTCGGTTTTTCTATTGTGCCAGGCGGCCGCGCGTCATATGCAGGCGGGTGCTGCCATTGTGAACATCGCGTCCAATCACGCCGGTGCCAGTGTCGCGGGATACGAGATGTATGCGGCCACCAAGGGCGCCATCGTCGCCATGACCCGCGCCATGGCCTGGAGCCTGGGTAATAAAGGCATTCGTGTAAACAGCTTGTGCCCAGGCCTGACCAAGACCGAAGCGGTGGCGAAAGTCGCCGATGAAAACCCGGCACTGGCGGCTTCCTTTGACAAGATGCACGCGGACAACAAATACAACACGGTTGAGGAGGTTGGCCACATCGCCGCCTTCCTGTTGTCGCCCTGTTCCGGTGCCATGACCGGCTCCAATATCACCGCAGACCACGGCCTCAGTGCCAGTCTGTGTCCCACCGACGATCTGAAATAA
- a CDS encoding mandelate racemase/muconate lactonizing enzyme family protein, whose protein sequence is MKITDIKVYPAWVGHRNLCLVKVETDAGIYGWGESGLSSRELAVAGAVKHFREFLIGRDARNIGALWQEMYRSQYFEGGRVLTAAISAIDIALWDIAGKALNVPTYQLLGGKQRNEIPLFVTSTKPMGQALLDDFRALREQGWEVIRATTGEHGSPTEPTTFDVRKSIAAAAGSLKEIRQELGDELVLGIDYHHRLSVAETASFCQKLGEGVLDFLEEPIRDQSVSAYQGLRNMVNVPFAIGEEFASKWDFLPYIEKDITNFARIDVCNVGGLTEAMKVAAMAESHYIDIMPHDPLGPVCTAATIQMCAAVPNLSWCEIAPYDSNKSDHDKYFINRPKEVNRVYPVGDAPGIGIDVNEAMIAEQSFKFWEAPRLCKPDGSYTNW, encoded by the coding sequence ATGAAGATTACCGATATCAAGGTGTATCCCGCCTGGGTAGGGCACCGTAACCTTTGCCTGGTGAAGGTGGAAACCGATGCGGGCATTTACGGCTGGGGCGAGTCTGGCCTTTCCAGTCGTGAACTGGCCGTCGCTGGTGCGGTAAAGCATTTTCGTGAATTTTTGATTGGTCGTGATGCGCGCAACATCGGTGCCTTGTGGCAGGAGATGTACCGCAGCCAGTACTTCGAAGGTGGTCGTGTGCTCACTGCGGCCATTTCTGCTATCGATATCGCGCTGTGGGATATCGCCGGTAAAGCGCTGAACGTGCCGACCTACCAATTACTGGGCGGCAAGCAGCGCAATGAAATCCCACTGTTTGTGACCTCCACCAAGCCCATGGGCCAGGCGCTGCTGGACGATTTCCGCGCGCTGCGCGAGCAGGGCTGGGAAGTGATCCGCGCAACCACCGGCGAACACGGCTCCCCCACCGAGCCAACCACGTTTGATGTGCGCAAATCCATTGCCGCCGCAGCCGGAAGCCTGAAGGAAATCCGTCAGGAGCTGGGGGATGAGTTGGTACTGGGTATCGATTACCACCACCGCCTCTCCGTTGCCGAAACCGCGAGCTTCTGCCAGAAACTGGGCGAGGGCGTGCTCGATTTTCTGGAAGAGCCGATTCGCGATCAGTCGGTGTCGGCCTATCAGGGGCTGCGCAATATGGTGAATGTGCCCTTTGCCATCGGTGAGGAGTTCGCCAGCAAGTGGGATTTTCTGCCCTATATCGAAAAAGACATTACCAACTTTGCCCGTATCGACGTGTGCAACGTGGGCGGTTTGACCGAGGCGATGAAAGTGGCCGCGATGGCGGAAAGCCATTACATCGACATCATGCCTCATGATCCGCTGGGGCCGGTGTGTACCGCGGCAACCATCCAGATGTGTGCGGCGGTACCGAATCTGTCCTGGTGTGAAATTGCCCCCTACGACAGCAATAAGTCGGATCACGACAAGTATTTCATCAACCGACCGAAAGAAGTAAATCGGGTGTATCCGGTGGGGGATGCACCGGGCATCGGT